A section of the Thermotoga caldifontis AZM44c09 genome encodes:
- a CDS encoding tripartite tricarboxylate transporter substrate binding protein, whose product MRKLFLTLVFVTLCVVLFAETERYPARPVTVVVPYSPGGASDIMARLVAEFWKKYTGQEMVVTNVVGAEGAVAARQVKGTKPDGYTVLWYHQAMLGNYYLGVADINWYDFTPACVVTKTSRITATRADMPWKNLKDAIEDAKANPRKYVYGTGAGGIAYLEYAPVEVAARGCWRVVPNEGGDSQRIVALLGNHVDIVPLALVSAVSYIKSGQIKPLVVHDVERDPFIPDVPSAAELGYPDLVFPMTNTFFFPPNTPKWIVEEFNKIMEKIVNDAEFKAKLAEMAYATVFFKTGKDLEDFWKSQEEVYKKAAEVLK is encoded by the coding sequence ATGAGAAAGCTGTTTCTCACTTTAGTGTTCGTGACACTCTGTGTGGTTTTGTTCGCCGAAACCGAGCGTTACCCAGCAAGGCCCGTCACAGTTGTGGTTCCCTACTCTCCAGGTGGAGCGAGCGACATCATGGCGAGGTTGGTAGCCGAGTTCTGGAAGAAGTACACGGGCCAGGAAATGGTTGTAACCAACGTCGTTGGTGCCGAAGGTGCTGTAGCAGCGAGACAAGTCAAGGGAACCAAGCCAGATGGTTACACGGTGCTGTGGTACCACCAGGCGATGCTAGGTAACTACTACCTTGGCGTTGCAGACATCAACTGGTACGATTTCACACCCGCATGTGTTGTTACCAAGACCTCGAGGATAACGGCAACGAGAGCGGACATGCCCTGGAAGAATTTGAAGGACGCGATCGAAGACGCCAAGGCGAACCCACGAAAGTACGTCTATGGTACCGGTGCGGGTGGTATAGCGTACCTTGAGTACGCACCGGTCGAGGTTGCAGCAAGAGGTTGTTGGCGTGTTGTCCCCAACGAAGGTGGTGACTCACAGAGGATCGTTGCCTTGCTTGGTAACCACGTGGACATCGTGCCACTGGCACTCGTTTCTGCCGTTTCGTACATAAAGTCCGGGCAGATCAAACCGCTCGTCGTTCACGACGTTGAGAGAGATCCATTCATACCGGATGTTCCTTCGGCCGCAGAACTGGGTTATCCAGACCTGGTCTTCCCGATGACGAACACGTTCTTCTTCCCACCGAACACGCCCAAATGGATCGTTGAGGAATTCAACAAGATCATGGAAAAGATCGTGAACGATGCAGAGTTCAAGGCAAAACTCGCGGAAATGGCGTATGCAACCGTGTTCTTCAAGACTGGTAAAGATCTGGAAGATTTCTGGAAGAGTCAGGAAGAAGTTTACAAGAAGGCTGCTGAAGTTCTCAAGTGA
- a CDS encoding tripartite tricarboxylate transporter permease produces MEALVQTFTVGMRISLLPFNLFLIFVGTIWGLIFGCIPGLTATMGVALAIPLTYGMSPFSGLILLSSIYIGAISGGFISAALLNMPGTPSSIATTFDAYPMAQKGKASLALALGLMSSFFGGLVAVFLMIVATYGLAQLALKFGPFEYFALGLLAFAGCIGMMGGSIIKSGLSVVLGLLLATMGSDMLTGVKRLTFNVPDLVAGIDILPLLVGLFGISEIFVAIEKRYQNVVPPEARKAKMGFKAVAEAVRLIFSQPVNYVRSLIIGFVIGVFPGVGGATSSVVAYGLARSGSKHPEEFGKGNPEGVIASEVANNATIAGALVPLLALGIPGDSVTAMMIGGFMIHGLFPGPLLFRDKPEYAYTIFAAQIIGNLMMVLLGILLMRFFIYTLSIRSYYLLPIVALSMVIGAFGLYNRVFDIWISLFFGFIGYLLRKIDFPLVPLITAFVLGPIVEKNLRQGLAFSDGSMMPLFTRPISLTLFIGAVVLFLVGIYINRKGARRERA; encoded by the coding sequence GTGGAAGCACTGGTACAAACTTTCACCGTGGGCATGAGGATCAGTCTTCTGCCGTTCAACCTCTTTCTCATATTTGTTGGTACCATCTGGGGCTTGATCTTTGGTTGTATCCCGGGTTTGACAGCCACCATGGGTGTTGCACTCGCGATACCACTCACGTACGGAATGAGTCCCTTTTCGGGGTTGATACTCCTTTCCAGCATTTACATTGGTGCCATATCGGGTGGATTCATATCCGCGGCGCTTCTGAACATGCCAGGTACCCCCTCCTCCATAGCCACGACCTTTGATGCCTATCCCATGGCTCAAAAAGGAAAAGCTTCTTTGGCACTCGCGCTGGGTTTGATGAGTTCTTTCTTCGGTGGTCTTGTGGCAGTCTTTCTCATGATAGTTGCGACCTATGGCCTGGCACAGCTGGCGTTGAAGTTTGGACCGTTCGAATACTTCGCGCTCGGTCTGCTCGCGTTCGCAGGTTGCATAGGAATGATGGGAGGCAGCATCATAAAGAGCGGTCTCAGTGTTGTTCTCGGCTTGCTACTGGCGACGATGGGTTCAGACATGCTGACGGGAGTCAAGAGGCTCACGTTCAACGTTCCGGATCTGGTTGCGGGCATAGACATTCTACCGCTGCTGGTTGGTCTGTTCGGAATCTCTGAGATATTCGTCGCGATAGAAAAAAGGTATCAAAACGTCGTACCCCCAGAGGCAAGGAAGGCGAAGATGGGATTCAAGGCTGTTGCCGAAGCCGTTCGGTTGATATTCTCACAACCTGTGAACTACGTTAGATCCCTCATTATAGGTTTTGTGATAGGGGTTTTTCCCGGTGTGGGTGGAGCCACATCGAGCGTTGTTGCTTACGGTTTGGCAAGGAGTGGCTCGAAGCATCCCGAAGAGTTCGGTAAAGGAAATCCTGAAGGTGTGATTGCCTCCGAGGTTGCGAACAATGCGACGATAGCCGGCGCACTGGTTCCCCTGCTCGCACTCGGTATACCAGGTGATTCCGTCACAGCGATGATGATAGGTGGCTTCATGATACACGGTTTGTTTCCTGGCCCTCTGCTGTTCAGAGACAAGCCCGAATACGCTTACACAATTTTCGCCGCCCAGATCATCGGCAATCTGATGATGGTTCTGCTTGGAATTCTGCTGATGAGGTTTTTCATCTACACGCTCAGTATCAGATCGTACTACCTGCTACCCATCGTCGCTCTGTCGATGGTCATAGGGGCGTTCGGACTCTACAACAGGGTGTTTGACATATGGATAAGTTTGTTCTTCGGATTCATCGGTTATCTTTTGAGAAAGATCGATTTCCCGCTTGTACCGCTCATCACAGCGTTCGTTCTCGGACCGATCGTGGAAAAGAATCTGAGACAGGGTCTGGCGTTTTCAGATGGAAGCATGATGCCTTTGTTCACGAGACCCATATCCCTGACGCTTTTCATCGGAGCCGTAGTTCTGTTCCTGGTTGGAATCTACATCAACAGGAAGGGTGCCAGAAGAGAAAGAGCGTAA
- a CDS encoding ABC transporter permease — MLTYIIRRLLLLPLILFGLSLIIFGMIQSLGPDRLLAAYVNPGVLDKLTPVQLEKIKQKYGLNDPMMIRYIKWLKNTLQGDLGWSLVGKQPVKDAILSRLPWTVELALYSIVPVVFVGVWLGVIAAVNRDKFLDHFVRIFAVVGWSFPDFVFGLIVLMIFYSVLGWFPPGNLSFWADQVVKSPEFRRFTSLVTIDALLNGRFDVFVDALRHLVAPILTLSWLWWAYLLRITRSSMLEVLTKEYIRTARAKGLAERVVINKHARRNAMIPVITVGGGMVIQLFAGTVIVEMVFNRTGMGSFTATAATQLDYASIMASALFYSLILVIGNLVIDILYATVDPRVRLG; from the coding sequence TTGCTCACTTACATCATCAGAAGGTTGCTCCTGTTGCCGCTGATACTCTTTGGGTTGTCGCTGATCATTTTTGGAATGATCCAGAGCCTTGGTCCAGACAGACTGCTGGCAGCCTATGTTAATCCTGGCGTGCTGGACAAGCTGACACCTGTACAACTTGAAAAGATAAAACAGAAATACGGGCTGAACGATCCGATGATGATTCGCTACATCAAATGGCTCAAGAACACCCTCCAAGGGGATCTCGGCTGGTCCTTGGTTGGCAAACAGCCTGTGAAGGACGCGATACTGAGCAGACTTCCGTGGACAGTGGAACTGGCCCTTTATTCGATCGTTCCGGTCGTCTTCGTTGGAGTATGGCTCGGCGTGATAGCGGCTGTCAACCGAGACAAGTTTCTGGATCATTTTGTGAGGATTTTCGCCGTCGTTGGATGGAGCTTTCCGGATTTTGTTTTTGGACTCATCGTACTCATGATCTTTTACAGCGTGCTTGGCTGGTTTCCACCAGGTAATCTCAGCTTCTGGGCAGACCAAGTTGTGAAATCTCCCGAATTCAGGCGGTTCACCTCGCTCGTCACTATAGATGCGCTCCTCAACGGTAGGTTCGATGTCTTCGTCGATGCGCTTCGTCATCTTGTGGCTCCCATCTTGACGCTGTCTTGGCTGTGGTGGGCATACCTGTTGAGGATCACACGTTCGAGCATGCTCGAAGTCCTGACGAAGGAGTACATAAGAACAGCGCGAGCCAAGGGATTGGCAGAACGTGTGGTGATAAACAAACACGCACGAAGAAATGCGATGATACCTGTGATCACAGTGGGTGGAGGTATGGTCATACAACTGTTCGCGGGTACGGTCATAGTTGAAATGGTCTTCAACAGGACCGGTATGGGTAGTTTCACGGCGACGGCTGCGACGCAGCTCGATTACGCTTCGATCATGGCCTCAGCGCTCTTCTACTCCCTGATACTGGTCATAGGGAACCTCGTTATAGACATACTGTACGCCACTGTGGACCCACGCGTCAGGCTTGGTTGA
- a CDS encoding ABC transporter permease produces the protein MRVETKRMLRRILRNPSAVLGFALLIFFTLVAVFAPLICPPQSYDPYMIPIVTWDKTPQPPTKGHPFGIIDGRDIFYGVVWGTRTAFKVGLVVTLTSTLVGLVIGSIAGYFGGWIDEVLMRITDVFLSIPYILAAIVLTAFLGMGLDKVMISLIIFGWMGTARLIRANILQAREEQYVLTARALGVSDFFVITKHILPNTIFPVLIQATMRIGSLVITAAALSFLGLGAPVGYADWGALLNFARNWMLGASGEALKYWYAIVYPGTAMVLFVLAWNLVGDALRDAFDPRLRG, from the coding sequence ATGAGAGTCGAGACCAAAAGGATGCTGAGGAGGATTTTGAGAAATCCATCAGCCGTGCTCGGATTTGCACTGCTGATTTTCTTCACGTTGGTCGCCGTATTTGCACCACTCATATGTCCTCCACAGTCTTACGATCCGTACATGATACCGATCGTGACGTGGGACAAAACACCGCAACCCCCAACGAAAGGTCACCCGTTCGGAATCATAGATGGTCGTGACATCTTCTATGGTGTTGTGTGGGGAACAAGAACCGCGTTCAAAGTTGGTCTGGTGGTGACGCTCACATCGACTCTGGTGGGACTGGTCATAGGATCGATCGCCGGTTATTTCGGAGGTTGGATCGATGAAGTTCTGATGAGAATCACGGATGTCTTCTTGTCCATCCCTTACATACTGGCTGCGATCGTCCTGACGGCGTTCCTGGGTATGGGACTCGATAAAGTCATGATCTCGCTCATAATTTTCGGCTGGATGGGTACGGCGAGGCTCATCAGAGCGAACATACTTCAGGCAAGAGAAGAACAGTACGTGCTCACCGCCAGGGCCCTCGGAGTGAGCGACTTCTTTGTTATAACGAAACACATACTTCCCAACACTATATTCCCTGTGCTCATACAGGCCACTATGAGAATAGGCTCTCTGGTAATAACCGCTGCAGCACTCAGCTTCCTTGGCCTTGGGGCACCGGTCGGTTACGCAGATTGGGGAGCGCTGTTGAACTTTGCGCGAAACTGGATGCTTGGAGCTTCGGGTGAGGCTTTGAAGTACTGGTACGCCATCGTGTATCCAGGCACAGCGATGGTCCTGTTCGTGCTCGCGTGGAACCTCGTTGGTGATGCTCTCAGAGACGCGTTCGACCCACGCTTGAGAGGGTGA
- a CDS encoding ABC transporter ATP-binding protein has translation MERKPILSVKGLKTYFYTEDGIVKAVDGVDFDVYQGETLGIVGESGCGKSVTALSILRILDEKGKIVDGQVLLDGVDLTKIDEQEMRRIRGKDIAIIFQEPMVALNPVFTIGEQIMEAIMLHQRLDEKNARAMAIDLLRKVGIPEPEKRVDQYPHELSGGMRQRAMIAMALSCKPKVLIADEPTTALDVTIQAQIMELMKQLQKEYGMAIMLITHDLGLIAENADRVVVMYAGKVVEYADVRTLFNDPKHPYTWGLLHAIPRLDIEQTRLYNIPGVVPDPLHFPPGCKFHPRCEFREERCTREEPELVEVGENHTVRCFFWQKVVEAKMKKVGEFV, from the coding sequence ATGGAGAGAAAACCGATTCTGAGTGTCAAAGGATTGAAGACTTACTTCTACACGGAAGATGGCATAGTGAAAGCGGTGGACGGGGTCGATTTCGACGTGTATCAGGGAGAAACGCTCGGGATAGTCGGGGAATCTGGATGTGGAAAGAGCGTAACGGCACTGTCCATTCTGAGAATACTCGACGAGAAAGGAAAAATCGTCGATGGGCAAGTCCTGCTCGACGGAGTCGATTTGACCAAGATAGACGAACAGGAAATGAGAAGAATCAGAGGAAAAGACATAGCCATCATCTTTCAAGAACCCATGGTGGCTCTGAACCCTGTGTTCACCATCGGTGAACAGATCATGGAAGCGATCATGCTCCATCAGAGACTCGATGAGAAAAATGCAAGAGCCATGGCCATAGATCTGCTGAGAAAGGTGGGTATACCAGAACCGGAAAAGAGGGTGGATCAGTACCCGCACGAACTCTCTGGAGGCATGAGGCAGCGTGCGATGATAGCGATGGCGCTGTCCTGCAAACCAAAAGTTCTGATTGCGGATGAACCAACTACGGCACTCGACGTCACGATCCAAGCTCAGATCATGGAGCTCATGAAACAACTTCAAAAAGAATACGGAATGGCGATCATGTTGATCACGCACGATCTGGGACTCATTGCGGAAAACGCTGACAGAGTTGTGGTCATGTACGCTGGGAAGGTGGTCGAATACGCCGATGTCAGAACACTATTCAACGACCCGAAACATCCGTACACGTGGGGATTGTTGCACGCTATCCCGAGACTGGACATAGAACAGACGCGTCTGTACAACATTCCAGGTGTGGTTCCAGATCCCTTGCACTTTCCGCCCGGGTGTAAATTTCATCCACGATGTGAATTCAGAGAAGAAAGATGCACAAGGGAAGAACCAGAACTCGTGGAAGTCGGAGAGAACCACACGGTGAGGTGCTTCTTCTGGCAAAAGGTGGTCGAAGCAAAAATGAAGAAGGTTGGTGAGTTCGTATGA
- a CDS encoding ABC transporter ATP-binding protein, whose translation MSTILKVENLVKYFPIRAGVFKRIVGWVKAVDGVSFEINEGETVGLVGESGCGKTTIGMVLLRLYEPTSGRIIIGDEDTTYFFMPLLRARSYIKKTYVDRFKALLKEFGSKDAVIKSLDGVDRTYAQLFFDEAKSSTAKFYSLLLSDIDEKRKQFRKNVQIVFQDPYSSLNPRLRIKSIVGEGPAVHKLVRNEKELVNKVRSVLEDVGISGDYMYRFPHEFSGGQRQRIGIARALALSPKLVIADEAVSALDVSIRSQIINLMKDLQHEHKLTYLFISHDLAVIKYVSDRIIVMYLGKIVEMASKKDLFDNPLHPYTKALMSAIPIPNPNIKKERIILKGDVPSPVNPPSGCRFHTRCYIAQQICSEQEPELREITPGHWVACHFAK comes from the coding sequence ATGAGCACGATCCTCAAGGTGGAAAACCTGGTGAAGTACTTCCCCATAAGGGCTGGCGTTTTCAAACGCATCGTGGGTTGGGTCAAGGCCGTGGATGGGGTATCCTTCGAGATCAACGAAGGTGAAACCGTTGGGCTGGTCGGAGAATCCGGCTGTGGAAAAACAACGATCGGCATGGTTCTGCTGAGACTGTACGAGCCGACCTCGGGTAGGATCATCATCGGCGATGAGGATACGACATATTTCTTCATGCCATTGCTGCGTGCCCGATCCTACATAAAAAAGACCTATGTGGATAGGTTCAAAGCGCTGTTGAAGGAATTCGGTTCGAAAGATGCTGTAATAAAGTCACTCGATGGTGTGGACAGAACCTACGCCCAGCTTTTTTTCGACGAAGCGAAATCTTCGACCGCCAAATTCTATTCTCTGTTGCTCAGCGATATCGACGAAAAACGCAAGCAGTTCAGAAAGAACGTTCAGATAGTCTTCCAGGATCCCTACAGCTCGCTCAATCCAAGGCTTCGGATAAAGTCGATCGTTGGGGAGGGCCCAGCAGTTCACAAGCTTGTCAGAAACGAGAAAGAACTCGTGAACAAAGTGCGTTCTGTTCTCGAGGACGTTGGCATAAGTGGCGATTACATGTACCGATTTCCACACGAATTCTCCGGTGGCCAAAGACAGAGGATCGGTATCGCCAGAGCTCTCGCACTTTCTCCGAAACTCGTAATCGCCGATGAAGCAGTTTCGGCTCTGGACGTTTCGATAAGATCGCAGATCATCAACTTGATGAAAGACCTTCAGCATGAGCACAAGCTGACGTACCTGTTCATCTCGCACGATCTTGCCGTGATAAAGTACGTGAGCGACAGGATCATCGTCATGTACCTCGGAAAGATCGTTGAAATGGCTTCGAAGAAGGATTTGTTCGACAATCCACTGCATCCGTACACGAAAGCACTCATGAGCGCCATTCCGATACCCAATCCCAACATCAAGAAAGAGAGAATCATCCTGAAAGGCGACGTGCCAAGTCCCGTCAATCCCCCGTCCGGTTGCAGGTTCCACACGCGCTGTTACATAGCCCAGCAGATCTGCTCGGAACAGGAACCCGAGCTGAGAGAGATCACCCCGGGCCACTGGGTCGCCTGTCACTTTGCAAAATAA